The Colletes latitarsis isolate SP2378_abdomen chromosome 14, iyColLati1, whole genome shotgun sequence genome has a segment encoding these proteins:
- the Adck1 gene encoding aarF domain containing kinase 1 isoform X1: MIYIILINVYKIFINILTKDNTFNNSLEISSTFITMFMSKRLLKTAALGVIGLGTLASLRANEYDFGSIGIVRLGRAAVTVFIIGRHYQNELYASKLNRNTSEYQDLKSKAHKYGAEKLLELCCANKGVYIKVGQHIGALDYLLPPEYVNTMRVLHSSAPQSSFKDIITVIKEDFKKDPYEIFESIDPEPLGTASLAQVHRAVLKDGNVVAVKIQHRAVKTNSYVDIKTMAVLVKLTSLVFPDFKFDWLVDETKKNIPRELDFTQEGKNAEKVQQIFSHYHWLKIPKIYWEISSRRVLTMEFVEGGQVNDLKYIQNNNLNPYEVSSKLGRLYSHMIFIVGFVHSDPHPGNVLVRKQNNETEIILLDHGLYANLSNEFRVEYSKLWLAILDGDKSAMQMHCAKLGVADLYGLLACMVSGRSWNTIMAGVQRTKYDMQEKEEFQKEIPNLLPQISDVLQRVNRQMLLILKTNDLMRCIEYSLNTESRKSGMMEMSKCCIHSVYEEKLKSCTNTWARWKVSIAKQWILFKLSLYYVYLGTLNFDIKESLESLMKNEFYAF, encoded by the exons atgatttatataattttgataaatgtttataaaatttttattaacattttaacaaaagacAACACATTTAATAATTCGCTTGAAATATCGAGCACATTCA TCACAATGTTTATGTCTAAGAGGTTATTAAAAACAGCTGCACTTGGAGTAATCGGATTAGGCACTTTAGCATCCCTGAGAGCAAATGAATACGATTTTGGATCTATAGGAATTGTACGTCTAGGACGTGCTGCAGTTACTGTTTTTATAATAGGTAGACATTATCAGAATGAATTATATGCAAGTAAATTGAACCGAAATACTTCAGAATATCAGGATTTAAAATCGAAAGCACACAAATATGGAGCAGAAAAACTTCTAGAGCTTTGCTGTGCCAACAAAGGTGTTTATATAAAAGTAGGTCAACATATTGGTGCTTTAGATTATTTATTGCCACCAGAATATGTTAATACTATGCGAGTATTGCATAGTTCGGCACCACAATCGTCTTTTAAAGATATAATTACTGTAATTAAAGAAGACTTCAAAAAAGATCCCTATGAAATATTTGAGAGTATTGACCCTGAACCTTTAGGTACTGCCAGTTTAGCACAAGTCCATAGAGCTGTACTAAAAGATGGTAATGTTGTTGCTGTCAAAATTCAACATCGTGCAGTCAAAACTAATTCTTATGTAGATATAAAGACTATGGCAGTTTTGGTAAAATTAACATCATTAGTCTTCCCTGACTTTAAATTCGATTGGCTTGTTGATGAAACCAAAAAGAACATTCCTAGAGAATTGGACTTCACACAAGAAGGAAAAAATGCTGAAAAAGTTCAACAAATATTTTCACATTACCATTGGttgaaaattccaaaaatatattgGGAGATATCATCGCGTCGTGTTCTAACAATGGAATTTGTAGAAGGAGGACAAgtcaatgatttgaaatatattcaaaacAATAATTTAAATCCATATGAAGTCAGCAGCAAATTGGGACGACTTTATAGTCACATGATATTTATTGTGGGCTTTGTACACTCTGATCCACATCCTGGTAATGTCTTAGTTAGGAAACAAAATAATGAAACAGAAATTATACTTCTAGATCATGGATTGTATGCAAACCTTTCTAATGAATTTCGAGTAGAATACTCCAAACTTTGGTTAGCAATATTAGATGGTGATAAATCTGCAATGCAAATGCATTGTGCTAAATTAGGTGTAGCAGACTTATATGGGCTATTGGCTTGCATGGTATCAGGCAGATCTTGGAATACAATTATGGCTGGTGTACAGAGAACCAAATATGATATGCAAGAAAAAGAAGAATTTCAAAAGGAAATACCAAACTTGTTACCACAAATCAGTGATGTACTGCAAAGAGTGAATAGACAAATGTTACTAATTCTTAAAACAAATGATCTTATGCGTTGCATAGAATATTCCTTGAACACAGAATCTAGAAAATCAGGAATGATGGAGATGTCAAAATGCTGTATACATTCTGTATAtgaagaaaaattgaaatcaTGCACCAATACATGGGCAAGATGGAAAGTTTCCATAGCTAAACAATGGATACTTTTCAAATTATCACTATATTATGTATATTTAGGAACGTTAAATTTTGATATAAAAGAATCTCTAGAATCACTTATGAAAAATGAGTTTTATGCTTTTTAA
- the Adck1 gene encoding aarF domain containing kinase 1 isoform X2: MFMSKRLLKTAALGVIGLGTLASLRANEYDFGSIGIVRLGRAAVTVFIIGRHYQNELYASKLNRNTSEYQDLKSKAHKYGAEKLLELCCANKGVYIKVGQHIGALDYLLPPEYVNTMRVLHSSAPQSSFKDIITVIKEDFKKDPYEIFESIDPEPLGTASLAQVHRAVLKDGNVVAVKIQHRAVKTNSYVDIKTMAVLVKLTSLVFPDFKFDWLVDETKKNIPRELDFTQEGKNAEKVQQIFSHYHWLKIPKIYWEISSRRVLTMEFVEGGQVNDLKYIQNNNLNPYEVSSKLGRLYSHMIFIVGFVHSDPHPGNVLVRKQNNETEIILLDHGLYANLSNEFRVEYSKLWLAILDGDKSAMQMHCAKLGVADLYGLLACMVSGRSWNTIMAGVQRTKYDMQEKEEFQKEIPNLLPQISDVLQRVNRQMLLILKTNDLMRCIEYSLNTESRKSGMMEMSKCCIHSVYEEKLKSCTNTWARWKVSIAKQWILFKLSLYYVYLGTLNFDIKESLESLMKNEFYAF; encoded by the coding sequence ATGTTTATGTCTAAGAGGTTATTAAAAACAGCTGCACTTGGAGTAATCGGATTAGGCACTTTAGCATCCCTGAGAGCAAATGAATACGATTTTGGATCTATAGGAATTGTACGTCTAGGACGTGCTGCAGTTACTGTTTTTATAATAGGTAGACATTATCAGAATGAATTATATGCAAGTAAATTGAACCGAAATACTTCAGAATATCAGGATTTAAAATCGAAAGCACACAAATATGGAGCAGAAAAACTTCTAGAGCTTTGCTGTGCCAACAAAGGTGTTTATATAAAAGTAGGTCAACATATTGGTGCTTTAGATTATTTATTGCCACCAGAATATGTTAATACTATGCGAGTATTGCATAGTTCGGCACCACAATCGTCTTTTAAAGATATAATTACTGTAATTAAAGAAGACTTCAAAAAAGATCCCTATGAAATATTTGAGAGTATTGACCCTGAACCTTTAGGTACTGCCAGTTTAGCACAAGTCCATAGAGCTGTACTAAAAGATGGTAATGTTGTTGCTGTCAAAATTCAACATCGTGCAGTCAAAACTAATTCTTATGTAGATATAAAGACTATGGCAGTTTTGGTAAAATTAACATCATTAGTCTTCCCTGACTTTAAATTCGATTGGCTTGTTGATGAAACCAAAAAGAACATTCCTAGAGAATTGGACTTCACACAAGAAGGAAAAAATGCTGAAAAAGTTCAACAAATATTTTCACATTACCATTGGttgaaaattccaaaaatatattgGGAGATATCATCGCGTCGTGTTCTAACAATGGAATTTGTAGAAGGAGGACAAgtcaatgatttgaaatatattcaaaacAATAATTTAAATCCATATGAAGTCAGCAGCAAATTGGGACGACTTTATAGTCACATGATATTTATTGTGGGCTTTGTACACTCTGATCCACATCCTGGTAATGTCTTAGTTAGGAAACAAAATAATGAAACAGAAATTATACTTCTAGATCATGGATTGTATGCAAACCTTTCTAATGAATTTCGAGTAGAATACTCCAAACTTTGGTTAGCAATATTAGATGGTGATAAATCTGCAATGCAAATGCATTGTGCTAAATTAGGTGTAGCAGACTTATATGGGCTATTGGCTTGCATGGTATCAGGCAGATCTTGGAATACAATTATGGCTGGTGTACAGAGAACCAAATATGATATGCAAGAAAAAGAAGAATTTCAAAAGGAAATACCAAACTTGTTACCACAAATCAGTGATGTACTGCAAAGAGTGAATAGACAAATGTTACTAATTCTTAAAACAAATGATCTTATGCGTTGCATAGAATATTCCTTGAACACAGAATCTAGAAAATCAGGAATGATGGAGATGTCAAAATGCTGTATACATTCTGTATAtgaagaaaaattgaaatcaTGCACCAATACATGGGCAAGATGGAAAGTTTCCATAGCTAAACAATGGATACTTTTCAAATTATCACTATATTATGTATATTTAGGAACGTTAAATTTTGATATAAAAGAATCTCTAGAATCACTTATGAAAAATGAGTTTTATGCTTTTTAA
- the LOC143349754 gene encoding transient receptor potential channel pyrexia-like: MSNLKKRSLLNRCLSNPVSQDELNTENIVKTPSIIINDIEDGEHIWMTDMKESSISSEDSSESIAYHIRERQITLLPWSKEEIGLALSNLPAGEHALSVIPTLHGDTLHKVLNEFLNTDYNDKTRSNIGTTDTPSFVNGCPQNTLTIENEAAANATISQLFMRWPNTCLLISCFMGQVEIVKALLNKNARVTARDSDGRTPLHLAACAASVKILEELLKHGANPCEWDFNKKCTPLHCAAAIGNIACVKCLIKSQADVNAGLFGKSPLYYAVLSNAADCVEALLQVGACPNNPQVYTETPLHVAASLGSVTCTKLLLNYGADVRVQFGSTRSTPLHLAAEEGSIECTKLLLDAGAACESKNARGQTPLHLAALSQSAETLDILIKYGAKVNIEDNDGRTPLHAAVARATRGIELVKILIQVGALINKADKYGYTPLHIAALNESSSTVMMLLSNGADVTARTKGGISALSFIVRRTPDILPRFISRLDQAISLHDHELGDVDCELRLDFRSLVPGGRGETDLMLCLVEVGQRHVLKHPLCESFLYLKWLRIRKFFLLSLIFHSIFVAFFTAYIAVTYFWNIEKLNKILFWPVLIFTVTLASKEFFQIAHGIWCYIKRWENWLQWSVILISSIVLIMPTRDWQHHVAALGILLIWIELMMVVGRFPMFGLYIQMFTQVSINFFKFLGAYMCLIIGFSLGFSVLHKNYKSFTNPLVGLLKTIVMLSGELEFEDVFFDDDAPILYSGTAHLMLLSFVILVTVILTNLMMGLAVSDIQELRRCAGLDRLVRRAELVAHLESMLFSKLLDHAPKRLMKTCRHGALLLHPPHHCAIHIRPNDPRENRLPRELIKAIYRLVTEKRNRNTTIKTTSRHSMNNTEARNSKLSRLCSTTSTNDNNQQQLNELVVELQRYSYNIGARLDNLTNKIESLITDYSN; this comes from the exons ATGTCAAATCTAAAGAAAAGATCTCTTCTAAATAGATGTTTAAGTAATCCCGTTTCTCAAGACGAATTAAATACAGAAAATATAGTAAAAACACCCTCCATCATTATTAATGATATA GAAGATGGTGAGCATATTTGGATGACAGATATGAAAGAAAGTAGTATAAGTTCTGAAGACAGCTCTGAGTCTATTGCCTATCATATAAGAGAAAGACAAATAACTCTACTACCATGGAGTAAAGAGGAGATTGGTTTGGCACTATCTAATCTTCCAGCAGGAGAACATGCACTTTCTGTTATTCCTACTCTTCATGGTGATACTTTGCATAAAGTcctaaatgaatttttaaataccGATTATAATGATAAAACGAGATCGAACATTGGGACAACTGATACACCTTCATTTGTAAATGG ATGCCCACAAAATACATTAACTATTGAAAATGAAGCAGCAGCAAATGCAACTATTTCACAACTTTTTATGAGATGGCCAAATACTTGTCTCCTAATTTCTTGCTTTATGGGCCAGGTAGAAATAGTAAAAGCTTTATTGAACAAAAATGCAAGAGTTACAGCAAGGGATAGTGATGGCAG GACGCCATTACATTTGGCCGCTTGTGCGGCCTCGGTAAAAATTTTAGAAGAGTTATTAAAGCACGGTGCAAATCCATGCGAGTGGGACTTTAATAAAAAATGTACACCTTTGCATTGTGCTGCTGCTATCGGAAACATCGCTTGTGTTAAATGCTTAATAAAGTCACAAGCAGATGTAAATGCTGGATTGTTTGGCAAAAGCCCTTTGTATTATGCTGTTTTAAGTAATGCAGCCGACTGTGTTGAAGCTTTACTGCAAGTAGGTGCTTGTCCTAATAATCCACAG GTTTATACAGAAACACCATTACATGTAGCAGCTAGTTTAGGTTCGGTTACatgtacaaaattattattgaatTATGGCGCAGATGTAAGAGTTCAATTTGGTTCGACGAGGTCGACTCCATTACATTTAGCAGCAGAGGAAGGCAGCATAGAATgcacaaaattattgttagacGCTGGTGCCGCATGCGAGTCAAAAAATGCAAGAGGTCAAACACCACTACACTTGGCAGCCTTGTCTCAATCTGCAGAAACTTTAGATATACTCATAAAATATGGTGCTAAAGTGAACATAGAGGATAATGACGGCCGTACTCCATTACATGCTGCAGTTGCAAGAGCTACTAGAGGAATAGAACTGGTCAAGATTTTAATACAG GTTGGTGCTTTGATTAACAAAGCAGACAAATATGGCTATACACCCTTGCACATTGCGGCGTTAAACGAAAGTTCATCAACAGTAATGATGTTATTATCAAATGGAGCAGATGTTACTGCTAGAACAAAAGGTGGAATTTCTGCATTAAGTTTTATTGTACGCAGAACACCGGATATATTACCGCGATTCATTTCACGTTTAGATCAAGCTATATCTTTACATGATCACGAATTGGGTGATGTTGATTGTGAATTAAGATTAGACTTTAGGTCATTGGTGCCTGGTGGCAGGGGAGAAACAGATTTAATGCTGTGCCTTGTGGAGGTCGGGCAAAGACATGTATTGAAACATCCTTTGTGTGAAAGTTTTCTCTATTTGAAGTGGTTAAGGAttcgtaaattttttttacTAAGTTTAATATTTCATTCCATTTTTGTTGCATTTTTTACAGCATATATTGCAGTTACATACTTTTGGAATATTGAAAAACTTAACAAAATACTTTTCTGGCCGGTTTTGATATTTACTGTAACACTCGCGAGCaaagaattttttcaaataGCTCATGGTATATGGTGTTATATCAAAAGATGGGAAAATTGGCTTCAATGGAGCGTTATTTTAATATCGAGTATAGTATTAATTATGCCAACTCGTGATTGGCAACATCATGTAGCTGCTTTAGGTATTTTACTAATTTGGATAGAATTAATGATGGTAGTTGGAAGATTTCCAATGTTTGGTCTCTACATACAAATGTTTACTCAAGtatcaattaattttttcaaatttcttgGTGCTTATATGTGTCTTATAATAGGTTTCTCTTTAGGATTTAGTGTATTACATAAGAATTATAAATCATTTACTAATCCTTTGGTTGGTTTGTTGAAAACTATTGTAATGTTGTCTGGTGAATTAGAATTTGAAGATGTATTTTTTGATGATGATGCACCAATATTATATTCTGGTACAGCTCATTTAATGCTTTTAAGTTTTGTTATCTTAGTTACAGTAATTCTAACAAATTTAATGATGGGCCTTGCTGTATCAGATATACAAGAACTCCGACGATGTGCAGGATTAGACAGATTAGTACGCAGAGCAGAACTAGTAGCACACTTAGAAAGTATGTTATTTTCTAAACTTTTGGATCATGCTCCAAaaagattaatgaaaacatgcaGACATGGAGCACTTCTCTTACATCCACCACATCATTGTGCAATACATATACGGCCTAACGATCCCCGTGAAAATCGTTTACCACGAGAATTGATAAAAGCTATTTATCGCTTAGTAACCgaaaaaagaaatcgaaataCAACCATAAAAACTACATCTAGACATAGTATGAATAATACTGAAGCCAGAAATTCTAAATTAAGTAGACTTTGTAGTACAACATCTACGAATGATAATAATCAACAGCAACTGAATGAATTAGTTGTTGAATTGCAAAGATATTCATATAATATTGGTGCACGTCTAGATAATTTAACTAACAAAATAGAAAGCCTTATTACAGATTACAGTAATTGA